A genomic stretch from Novosphingobium resinovorum includes:
- a CDS encoding SDR family NAD(P)-dependent oxidoreductase — MDHRVALVTRAGEYVGPALARALAAGGHSLVLHGADEALVEELGGQTQVCAIGLAEVPLTGPGSLAEATGWRRLVDGALARFGRLDCAAIYPPSGTAAVFCSGPLLAAAPSDLTELAGYATSTLHALQVLIPPLRAAGGGQIVVFTSDAGARPEPGWSIYGAVRAGQSFLVQAAALEHAGEGLSINAVGSKNVVGPGFPGAPAEGLDDRHVPSGPWSRQLESESPAGRMGTMAELAAFCMPLLDGSSRYQTAQYFSFSGGWNTAARQAGTGT; from the coding sequence ATGGACCATCGCGTTGCGCTGGTGACTCGGGCCGGTGAATACGTCGGGCCGGCCTTGGCCCGAGCGCTCGCCGCGGGTGGCCATTCGCTCGTCCTCCATGGCGCCGACGAAGCGTTGGTGGAGGAACTGGGCGGGCAAACGCAGGTCTGTGCGATCGGCCTCGCCGAAGTGCCGCTCACCGGGCCCGGCTCGCTTGCCGAGGCAACGGGCTGGCGACGCCTGGTCGATGGCGCGCTCGCCCGTTTCGGCCGCCTCGATTGCGCGGCGATCTATCCGCCGAGCGGGACTGCTGCGGTCTTCTGCAGCGGACCGCTGCTGGCCGCCGCCCCTTCCGATCTCACCGAACTCGCCGGCTATGCGACGAGCACGCTGCACGCACTGCAGGTCCTGATCCCGCCCCTGCGGGCAGCGGGCGGCGGCCAGATCGTCGTCTTCACCAGCGACGCCGGCGCTCGCCCCGAACCCGGCTGGTCGATCTACGGCGCCGTGCGTGCAGGCCAGAGTTTTCTCGTACAGGCCGCCGCGCTCGAACATGCGGGCGAAGGGCTGAGTATCAACGCGGTGGGCTCAAAGAACGTCGTCGGCCCCGGTTTCCCCGGCGCGCCGGCCGAGGGGCTGGACGACCGCCACGTCCCCTCCGGCCCCTGGAGCCGCCAACTCGAAAGCGAGAGTCCGGCCGGCCGCATGGGCACGATGGCCGAACTCGCGGCCTTCTGCATGCCGCTGCTCGACGGCTCCAGCCGCTACCAGACCGCGCAGTACTTCTCGTTCAGCGGCGGCTGGAACACCGCCGCGCGGCAGGCGGGCACGGGCACGTAA
- a CDS encoding amidohydrolase family protein: protein MKNRIFSADAHIVEPRTLFLDGLPASLQKHAVSAAMEDGYMKMKVGPDVVHRQRLSAAAPDGGDIGRSKRKGASNLVGRLEDMEMEGIDCELVFPTLGLVLYFVRDREAAVASSQLYNDWALQFFGEHRHMFVPSAMLPALAIEDILAELRRVGTLGYTAAMLPTITGAALPAYNDEAWDPVFRLAGDLGIVFTFHTGTGDRPWISERGPGAAVINYATQMNEGIDATMRLVSGGVLDRNPDTKICFVESGASWLAALAERMDEVYEAHNYYVRPVLSLKPSEIIQRQVSCAFQHDRACIMSREVTGLKSLLWATDYPHAEGTFPKSRKVAAHLFDGIEIGEDEKAAILGGNAFDLFRPAPPPQGIKAAA, encoded by the coding sequence ATGAAAAACCGCATTTTCAGCGCGGACGCGCATATCGTCGAGCCGCGCACGCTGTTTCTCGACGGACTGCCCGCCAGCCTCCAGAAGCACGCCGTCAGCGCCGCGATGGAAGACGGCTACATGAAGATGAAAGTCGGCCCCGACGTCGTCCACCGCCAGCGTCTGTCGGCCGCCGCGCCCGATGGAGGAGACATCGGCCGCTCCAAGCGCAAGGGGGCCTCCAACCTCGTCGGCCGCCTGGAAGACATGGAGATGGAGGGCATCGACTGCGAACTGGTGTTCCCGACGCTTGGCCTCGTGCTCTACTTCGTGCGCGACCGCGAGGCCGCGGTGGCCTCCAGCCAGCTCTACAACGACTGGGCGCTGCAGTTCTTCGGGGAGCACCGGCACATGTTCGTGCCCTCTGCGATGCTGCCCGCGCTCGCGATCGAGGATATCCTCGCCGAACTGCGCCGGGTGGGCACGCTGGGCTACACCGCCGCGATGCTGCCCACGATTACCGGCGCGGCGCTGCCCGCCTACAACGACGAGGCGTGGGATCCGGTGTTCCGCCTTGCCGGCGACCTCGGCATCGTCTTCACTTTCCACACCGGCACCGGCGACCGGCCGTGGATTTCGGAGCGGGGCCCGGGCGCGGCGGTCATCAACTACGCGACGCAGATGAACGAGGGGATCGACGCGACGATGCGGCTGGTCTCGGGCGGAGTGCTCGATCGCAATCCCGATACGAAGATCTGCTTCGTGGAAAGCGGCGCGAGCTGGCTCGCCGCGCTCGCCGAGCGGATGGACGAGGTCTACGAGGCGCACAACTACTACGTGCGCCCGGTGCTGAGCCTCAAGCCCAGCGAGATCATCCAGCGGCAGGTGAGCTGTGCGTTCCAGCACGACCGCGCCTGCATCATGTCGCGCGAGGTCACGGGCCTGAAGTCGCTGCTCTGGGCGACCGACTACCCGCACGCCGAAGGCACTTTCCCGAAATCGCGCAAAGTCGCCGCACACTTGTTCGACGGGATCGAGATCGGCGAGGATGAGAAGGCGGCGATCCTGGGCGGCAACGCTTTTGACCTGTTCCGTCCCGCCCCGCCGCCGCAGGGAATCAAGGCGGCGGCCTGA
- a CDS encoding SDR family NAD(P)-dependent oxidoreductase: MELQGVGAIVTGGASGLGGATARMLASHGAKVAIFDLNEEVGSQTAEAIGGIFCKVDVANEASVVAGIDKAQDAHGVARVLVNCAGVAPAIKTVGKENVPHPLDAYRRAIEINLIGTFTVISRFAARLADADPLGEERGVIVNTASVAAYDGQVGQAAYASSKGGVVGLTLPVARDLAQHRIRVMTIAPGIFLTPMLMGLPQAAQDSLGTQVPHPSRLGRPEEYAQLVESIIANPMLNGEVIRLDGAIRMAPR, translated from the coding sequence ATGGAATTGCAAGGGGTGGGGGCGATCGTGACCGGCGGCGCTTCGGGGCTGGGCGGTGCGACCGCAAGGATGCTGGCGAGCCACGGCGCTAAAGTGGCGATCTTCGATCTCAACGAGGAGGTGGGCAGTCAGACCGCGGAAGCGATCGGCGGCATCTTCTGCAAGGTGGACGTGGCCAACGAGGCCAGCGTCGTCGCCGGGATCGACAAGGCGCAAGACGCCCATGGCGTCGCGCGCGTGCTGGTGAACTGCGCGGGCGTGGCGCCGGCGATCAAGACGGTGGGCAAGGAGAACGTGCCCCATCCGCTCGACGCCTATCGCCGCGCGATCGAGATCAACCTGATCGGGACCTTCACCGTCATCAGCAGGTTCGCCGCCCGGCTCGCCGATGCCGATCCGCTCGGCGAGGAGCGCGGGGTGATCGTCAACACCGCATCGGTCGCCGCCTACGACGGGCAGGTGGGGCAGGCTGCCTATGCCTCCTCGAAAGGCGGGGTGGTGGGCCTGACGCTGCCGGTCGCGCGCGATCTGGCGCAGCACCGAATCAGGGTCATGACCATCGCGCCGGGCATCTTCCTCACGCCCATGCTGATGGGGCTGCCGCAGGCGGCGCAGGATAGCCTGGGCACGCAAGTTCCCCATCCCAGCCGGCTCGGCAGGCCCGAGGAATATGCCCAGCTGGTCGAGAGCATCATCGCCAATCCGATGCTCAACGGCGAAGTCATCCGTCTCGACGGCGCCATCCGGATGGCGCCGCGATGA
- a CDS encoding acyl-CoA dehydrogenase family protein — MSDAAVLSIDAEAIADRVEAFVREVVVPYEKDPRIAVHGHGPPEDLVVELRAKARAAGVLTPHILPGGAHLTQRDTAKVLIRSGLSPLGPVAVNTMAPDEGNMYLLGKVGSAEQKTRFLDPLVRGEARSAFFMTEPAAEGGAGSDPSMMRTTCEMDGNHWVINGRKAFITGAQGARVGIVMAKSQDGACMFLVDLPDPAIRIERVLDTIDSSMPGGHAIIAIENLRVPADQMLGASGEGFQYAQVRLSPARLSHCMRWLGACIRANEIATAYACTRQAFGKLLVDHEGVGFMLADNLIDLRQCEQMIDWCAGILDGGSLGTAESSMAKVAVSEALMRVADRCVQVMGGTGVSGDTIVEQVFREIRAFRIYDGPTEVHKWSLAKKVKRDFLKAKAA, encoded by the coding sequence ATGAGCGACGCGGCCGTGCTTTCGATCGATGCCGAAGCGATCGCCGACCGGGTAGAGGCTTTCGTGCGCGAGGTCGTGGTGCCTTACGAGAAGGACCCGCGCATCGCCGTTCACGGCCATGGGCCGCCCGAGGACCTCGTCGTCGAACTGCGGGCGAAGGCGCGGGCGGCGGGCGTGCTCACCCCGCATATCCTGCCCGGCGGCGCGCACCTGACGCAGCGTGACACGGCGAAAGTGCTGATCCGTTCGGGCCTGTCTCCGCTGGGACCCGTCGCGGTCAACACCATGGCGCCCGACGAGGGCAACATGTACCTGCTGGGCAAAGTCGGCTCGGCCGAGCAGAAGACACGGTTCCTCGATCCGCTGGTGCGCGGCGAGGCGCGCTCGGCCTTCTTCATGACCGAACCGGCGGCCGAAGGGGGCGCCGGTTCCGATCCTTCGATGATGCGCACGACTTGCGAGATGGACGGCAACCACTGGGTCATCAACGGGCGCAAGGCGTTCATCACCGGCGCGCAAGGGGCCAGGGTGGGCATCGTGATGGCGAAATCGCAGGACGGCGCCTGCATGTTCCTGGTCGACCTTCCCGATCCGGCGATCCGCATCGAGCGGGTGCTCGACACCATCGACAGTTCGATGCCGGGCGGCCACGCGATCATCGCCATCGAGAACCTGCGCGTTCCCGCCGACCAGATGCTCGGCGCCAGCGGCGAGGGGTTCCAGTACGCGCAGGTCCGCCTGTCGCCGGCGCGCCTGTCGCACTGCATGCGCTGGCTGGGCGCCTGCATCCGCGCGAACGAGATCGCCACCGCCTATGCCTGCACCCGCCAGGCCTTCGGCAAGCTGCTGGTCGACCACGAGGGCGTGGGCTTCATGCTGGCGGACAATCTCATCGACCTGCGCCAGTGCGAGCAGATGATCGACTGGTGCGCCGGGATACTCGACGGCGGCTCGCTGGGCACGGCGGAAAGCTCGATGGCCAAGGTCGCGGTCTCCGAAGCGCTGATGCGGGTGGCGGATCGCTGCGTGCAGGTGATGGGCGGCACCGGGGTTTCGGGCGACACCATCGTCGAGCAGGTCTTCCGCGAGATCCGGGCCTTCCGCATCTACGATGGGCCCACCGAAGTCCATAAATGGTCGCTGGCCAAGAAAGTGAAGCGCGATTTCCTGAAGGCCAAAGCCGCATGA
- a CDS encoding phosphotransferase → MSGLPDENVGTTAVREGYGFDEAALADWMRGHVPGYAGPLQVEQFRGGQSNPTYKLVTPGRTYVLRRKPPGLLLKGAHAVEREAKVLTGLEKAGFPVAHVHALCTDDAVIGTWFYVMDMVEGRIFWDATVPGVPAGERAAIFDAMNAAMASLHMVDYAAVGLADYGKSGNYFARQIARWSRQYLDDSEAGRDPNMDRLLEWLPANIPVGDDATTITHGDFRIDNMIFHPTEPRVLAVLDWELSTLGHPGADFAYNAMMYRMPPYIVAGLGGADIAALGIPGEEEYVAAYCARTGRESLPGYDFYVAFNFFRLAAIFHGIKGRVLRGTASSAQAHERVRILPELMELAWQQARRAGA, encoded by the coding sequence ATGAGCGGATTGCCGGACGAGAACGTCGGGACCACGGCGGTGCGCGAAGGCTATGGCTTCGACGAGGCGGCCCTGGCGGACTGGATGCGCGGCCATGTCCCCGGCTATGCGGGGCCGCTGCAGGTCGAGCAGTTCCGCGGGGGCCAGTCCAACCCGACCTACAAGCTGGTCACGCCGGGCAGGACCTATGTCCTGCGTCGCAAGCCGCCGGGCCTGTTGCTCAAAGGTGCGCATGCCGTAGAGCGCGAGGCCAAGGTGCTGACGGGGTTGGAAAAGGCAGGGTTTCCGGTTGCCCACGTCCATGCCCTATGTACCGACGACGCGGTGATCGGGACGTGGTTCTACGTCATGGACATGGTCGAGGGGCGGATCTTCTGGGATGCCACGGTGCCCGGCGTCCCGGCCGGTGAGCGGGCGGCGATCTTCGATGCGATGAACGCGGCCATGGCCAGCCTGCACATGGTCGACTACGCCGCCGTCGGCCTTGCCGACTACGGAAAGTCCGGAAACTACTTCGCCAGGCAGATCGCCCGGTGGTCCCGGCAGTACCTCGACGATAGCGAGGCAGGGCGGGACCCGAACATGGACCGCCTGCTGGAGTGGCTGCCCGCCAATATCCCCGTCGGCGACGATGCCACCACCATCACCCATGGCGATTTCCGCATCGACAACATGATCTTCCATCCCACCGAGCCGCGCGTGCTCGCGGTGCTCGACTGGGAACTTTCGACGCTGGGGCATCCCGGCGCCGACTTCGCGTACAATGCGATGATGTACCGGATGCCACCGTATATCGTGGCGGGGCTCGGCGGTGCGGACATCGCCGCGCTGGGGATTCCCGGCGAGGAGGAATACGTCGCTGCCTATTGCGCCCGCACGGGGCGCGAGTCGCTGCCGGGGTACGACTTCTACGTCGCGTTCAATTTCTTCCGCCTCGCGGCGATCTTCCACGGCATCAAGGGACGGGTCCTGCGCGGCACCGCCTCTTCGGCGCAGGCGCACGAGCGGGTGCGGATCCTGCCCGAACTTATGGAACTGGCCTGGCAGCAGGCGCGGCGGGCAGGGGCGTGA
- a CDS encoding NAD(P)H-dependent flavin oxidoreductase, which yields MTTINTRITRMLGIEAPIVQGGMMWVGRAELAAAVSNAGGLGILTALTQPTPDDLRREIARCREMTDKPFGVNLTILPSVSPPPYAEYRKAIIDSGVTIVETAGHKPREHVEDFKAHGVTVLHKCTAVRHALSAERMGVDAISIDGFECAGHPGEDDIPGLVLISAAADQVTVPMIASGGFADGRGLVAALALGAEGINMGTRFCATVEAPIHERVKQFILDNDERGTNLIFRKFHNTGRVARNSVSDEVVAISARADAVFEDIRPLVSGARGRLALETGDIDAGLVWAGQVQGLIRDIPSCAQLVARIVREAREIIASRLAGMPGVTSQVAA from the coding sequence ATGACGACGATCAACACACGGATCACCCGGATGCTCGGCATCGAGGCGCCGATCGTCCAGGGCGGGATGATGTGGGTCGGCCGCGCCGAACTTGCCGCCGCGGTGTCCAACGCCGGCGGGCTGGGTATCCTGACCGCGCTGACCCAGCCCACGCCCGACGACTTGCGCAGGGAGATCGCGCGCTGCCGCGAGATGACCGACAAGCCTTTCGGGGTCAACCTGACGATCCTGCCGTCCGTGAGCCCGCCGCCTTATGCCGAATACCGCAAGGCGATCATCGACAGCGGCGTTACGATCGTCGAGACCGCCGGGCACAAGCCCCGGGAGCATGTGGAGGATTTCAAGGCGCATGGCGTGACCGTCCTCCACAAGTGCACTGCAGTGCGCCATGCGCTCTCCGCCGAGCGGATGGGCGTGGATGCGATCTCCATCGACGGCTTCGAGTGTGCGGGCCATCCCGGCGAGGACGATATTCCGGGCCTCGTCCTGATCTCGGCGGCGGCGGATCAAGTGACCGTGCCGATGATCGCCAGCGGAGGGTTCGCCGATGGCAGGGGGCTGGTCGCCGCGCTTGCGCTGGGGGCCGAAGGCATCAACATGGGGACGCGCTTCTGCGCGACGGTGGAGGCACCGATTCACGAGCGGGTGAAGCAGTTCATCCTCGACAACGACGAGCGCGGGACCAACCTGATCTTCCGCAAGTTCCACAATACCGGACGCGTCGCCCGCAATAGCGTGTCGGACGAGGTCGTGGCCATTTCCGCGCGGGCGGATGCCGTCTTCGAGGACATTCGCCCGCTGGTGTCGGGCGCCAGGGGCCGTCTCGCGCTGGAGACCGGCGACATCGATGCCGGGCTCGTCTGGGCAGGACAAGTGCAGGGCCTGATCCGCGATATACCGAGTTGCGCGCAGCTTGTCGCGCGCATCGTGCGCGAGGCTCGCGAGATCATCGCGTCGCGGCTGGCCGGCATGCCGGGCGTGACGTCGCAGGTCGCTGCCTGA